One window of Ziziphus jujuba cultivar Dongzao chromosome 5, ASM3175591v1 genomic DNA carries:
- the LOC107411599 gene encoding uncharacterized protein LOC107411599 — MSFLNSLLDNDVNCISQLRMDRRTFDTLCQLLDDDGYVKSDGIVTLQEQVCIFLHIIAHHTKNRTIITRLFRLGETISRYFNSVLHGVLRLHKILLSPPKPISDNCLDDRWKVFKNCLGALDGTYIKVNVPEIDKPRYRTRKGCYYLVDVGYTNGEGFLAPYRGTRYHLSEWRDGCAPINHEEREMIIDPGEVEFDRSEDVAVNTDDDIIGSISSSDQWTNWRDDIAKQMFAERRCHGH; from the exons ATGTCTTTTCTAAATAGTCTGCTAGACAATGATGTTAATTGTATTAGTCAGCttaggatggataggagaacatttgatACTTTATGTCAGTTATTAGACGATGATGGATATGTTAAAAGTGATGGCATTGTTACATTGCAAGAGCAAGTGTGTATATTTCTGCACATAATTGCTCACCATACCAAGAACCGTACAATTATCACTAGACTTTTTAGATTGGGAGAGACAATAAGTCGATATTTCAATTCTGTGTTGCATGGAGTACTGCGCTTACATAAGATTCTGTTGAGCCCTCCAAAACCTATATCAGATAATTGTttggatgatagatggaaagtATTTAAG aattgtttgggagcttTAGATGGAACTTACATTAAGGTGAATGTACCAGAAATCGATAAGCCAAGATATCGTACAAGAAAGG gttgttattacttagtggatgTTGGTTATActaatggtgaaggatttcttgcaccatatagaGGAACAAGATATCATCTTTCTGAGTGGAGAGATGGCTGTGCACCCATAAATCACgaaga aagagaaatgataATTGATCCTGGGGAAGTTGAGTTTGATAGGAGTGAAGATGTTGCCGTTAATACTGACGATGACATTATAGGATCGATTTCTTCCTCGGACCAATGGACTAACTGGAGAGATGATAtagctaagcaaatgtttgCTGAGAGGAGATGTCATGGACATTAG